One genomic window of Methyloceanibacter sp. wino2 includes the following:
- a CDS encoding amidohydrolase family protein: MQKIALEEHFITEPLLPYLLPAMPAVSDEGRKQLLGSLTDFGEQRLKAMDAAGVDIAVLSVTGPGVQTEPDAKKATALAAGANDALAGEIQKRPTRYRGFAHLAMQDAKGAADELERCVKQLGFAGALVNGHTNGVYLDDPRYDPFWEHLQALDVPLYLHPADSFKMPYVLQGCPEMDKPVWEWTIETSAHFLRLVFAGVFDRFPKLKIVLGHMGETLPYVLWRLDSRFALLANPRPLKEKPSTYLARNLWVTTAGQCDDVPLLAALSSLGQDRVLFSVDYPYEDSATAGGFLDRAAIDDAVRAKVARENAAALMKLSGV; the protein is encoded by the coding sequence ATGCAGAAGATCGCCCTCGAAGAGCACTTCATCACGGAGCCGCTTCTGCCCTACCTGTTGCCGGCGATGCCGGCCGTCTCCGACGAGGGTCGAAAGCAGCTCCTGGGCAGTCTCACCGATTTCGGCGAGCAGCGGCTGAAAGCCATGGACGCGGCCGGCGTCGACATCGCCGTGCTGTCGGTCACCGGGCCCGGCGTGCAGACCGAGCCGGACGCGAAGAAAGCCACGGCGCTGGCCGCCGGGGCCAATGACGCGCTCGCGGGCGAGATCCAGAAGAGGCCCACGCGCTATCGCGGTTTCGCCCATCTTGCCATGCAGGACGCGAAAGGGGCGGCAGACGAACTCGAGCGCTGCGTGAAGCAGCTTGGCTTCGCGGGCGCTCTCGTCAACGGCCATACCAACGGCGTCTATCTGGACGACCCCCGCTACGATCCGTTCTGGGAGCACCTGCAGGCGCTCGACGTGCCGCTCTATCTGCATCCGGCGGACAGCTTCAAAATGCCTTACGTGCTGCAAGGCTGCCCCGAGATGGACAAGCCCGTCTGGGAGTGGACCATCGAAACCTCGGCGCATTTCCTGCGCCTCGTCTTCGCCGGCGTGTTCGACCGCTTCCCCAAGCTCAAGATCGTGCTCGGCCATATGGGCGAGACGCTGCCTTACGTGCTGTGGCGGCTCGACAGCCGTTTCGCGCTGCTGGCAAATCCGCGTCCGCTGAAAGAGAAGCCGTCTACGTACCTTGCGCGCAATTTGTGGGTGACGACGGCGGGCCAGTGCGACGACGTTCCGCTGCTTGCGGCGCTATCGAGCCTCGGCCAGGACCGCGTGCTGTTCTCGGTCGACTATCCTTACGAGGACTCGGCGACGGCGGGAGGCTTTCTCGATCGGGCCGCGATCGACGACGCGGTGCGCGCCAAGGTCGCGCGGGAGAACGCCGCCGCGCTCATGAAGCTCTCTGGCGTCTAG
- a CDS encoding carbonic anhydrase — translation MSKVHDEVLAANAAYAKSFGDKANLAMPPARRFAILTCMDARLDPAKFAGLAEGDAHVIRNAGGRASDDAIRSLVISHKLLGTKEWFVVHHTDCGMETFTNEIMSGLLRQSLDTAEIGPDGWKDVGQGPGSDAGEAIDWLTIADQAKSVAEDVRRIRAHPLVPADVPVYGYIYDVRSGQLVEVPEATAAG, via the coding sequence ATGTCGAAGGTGCACGACGAGGTGCTTGCGGCCAACGCGGCCTACGCGAAAAGTTTCGGAGACAAAGCCAACCTCGCGATGCCGCCCGCGCGCCGCTTCGCCATTCTCACCTGCATGGACGCGCGTCTCGACCCTGCGAAATTCGCAGGCCTCGCGGAGGGCGACGCCCATGTCATCCGCAACGCTGGCGGACGCGCCAGCGACGATGCCATCCGCTCGCTCGTCATCTCGCATAAGCTGCTCGGCACGAAGGAATGGTTCGTCGTTCACCACACCGATTGCGGCATGGAGACCTTCACCAACGAGATCATGAGCGGCCTGTTGCGCCAGAGCCTCGACACCGCCGAGATCGGCCCGGACGGCTGGAAGGACGTGGGGCAGGGCCCCGGCTCGGACGCCGGCGAGGCGATCGACTGGCTCACCATCGCCGACCAGGCCAAGAGCGTCGCCGAGGACGTGCGCCGCATCCGCGCCCACCCGCTCGTTCCAGCCGACGTGCCCGTCTACGGCTATATCTACGATGTGCGCTCCGGCCAGCTCGTCGAAGTGCCCGAGGCGACGGCGGCCGGCTAG
- a CDS encoding bifunctional diguanylate cyclase/phosphodiesterase — protein MASNNGFTRNGLEISRSEFVLESTTDSVTVLDHEWRILYRNSQAIDLLKGRDISIGRSLWEAFPEAFGGPFHQNYIWALEHQKPVVFEEYLESMQIWFEVHAYPSEETLTLFFRDVTEKRRIREQLTYLARHDTLTGTYNRTYAHEKLDALLEEVCRDNREAALLYIDLDHFKEVNDSYGHPFGDALLKAVATRIKCLANDVDILARLGGDEFLLVTRHATSTDNLERLAAGLVEALSAPFNIEDCQVEIGASIGIAMVPKDGVSTEELLRNSDTALYFAKGERNSYRFFDREMAEHAKQRQELKADLARALDAGQLQLQYQPIFHVRSGRLVRFEALLRWQHPERGFVPPSEFIALAEETGQIAAIGDWVMKAACAEAATWPQEVGIAINLSPAQFRHSLPFKVADALSRSGLRPDQLYLEITETVLLQSTEENFRLLEQIHALGVKVALDDFGSGYASLGYLREFPFHEIKIDRTFVADDSLQAYAILDSVTQLGHALGARVTAEGVETRAQLERVRGIGCDKAQGFLLGRPVPATDVQKYMRLDGAPDVIAHRTGSRTGAFRTMRQPVRQTRLSGVFR, from the coding sequence ATGGCATCGAATAACGGCTTTACGCGCAATGGGCTTGAAATAAGCCGAAGCGAATTCGTGCTGGAGAGCACGACGGACAGTGTAACCGTTCTCGATCACGAGTGGCGTATTCTCTACCGCAACAGCCAAGCGATCGACTTGCTGAAAGGCCGCGACATCAGCATCGGAAGAAGCCTTTGGGAGGCCTTTCCCGAAGCGTTCGGTGGCCCGTTTCATCAGAACTACATATGGGCGCTCGAGCACCAGAAGCCGGTGGTATTCGAAGAATACCTGGAGTCGATGCAGATCTGGTTCGAGGTTCACGCCTATCCGAGCGAGGAGACCCTCACGCTGTTCTTCCGGGACGTTACGGAGAAGCGACGTATTCGGGAGCAACTGACCTACCTTGCACGGCACGACACGCTCACCGGTACATACAATAGAACGTATGCGCACGAGAAATTGGACGCTCTGCTTGAGGAGGTTTGCCGGGACAATCGAGAAGCGGCGCTGCTCTATATCGACCTCGATCACTTCAAGGAGGTCAACGATAGCTACGGGCATCCCTTCGGCGATGCCCTCCTGAAAGCAGTCGCAACGCGGATTAAATGTCTCGCCAATGACGTGGATATCCTTGCGCGCCTGGGCGGCGACGAGTTTCTGCTCGTTACGCGTCATGCAACGTCGACGGACAATCTCGAGCGATTGGCGGCAGGCCTTGTAGAGGCACTCAGTGCACCATTCAACATCGAAGACTGTCAGGTTGAGATTGGCGCTAGCATCGGCATTGCCATGGTCCCGAAGGATGGGGTGAGCACGGAAGAACTCCTCCGCAATTCGGACACGGCGCTGTATTTCGCAAAGGGCGAGCGCAACAGCTATCGCTTCTTCGACCGCGAAATGGCCGAGCACGCCAAACAGCGGCAAGAGCTCAAGGCGGATTTGGCGCGCGCTCTCGATGCAGGGCAGCTCCAGCTCCAGTACCAGCCGATCTTCCACGTGCGGTCCGGGCGTCTTGTCAGATTTGAAGCGCTTCTGCGCTGGCAACATCCGGAGCGCGGGTTCGTGCCGCCGTCCGAATTCATTGCGCTCGCGGAGGAGACCGGGCAGATCGCGGCCATCGGGGATTGGGTGATGAAGGCGGCCTGTGCCGAGGCCGCAACCTGGCCCCAGGAGGTCGGGATCGCCATCAACCTTTCGCCGGCGCAGTTTCGTCACAGCCTTCCGTTCAAGGTCGCCGACGCGCTCAGCCGGTCCGGTTTGCGTCCCGACCAGCTTTACCTCGAGATCACCGAGACGGTGCTGCTTCAGAGTACGGAGGAAAATTTCAGGCTCCTGGAGCAGATCCACGCCCTCGGGGTGAAGGTAGCGCTGGACGACTTCGGATCCGGCTATGCGTCGCTCGGCTATTTGCGCGAGTTTCCATTCCACGAGATCAAGATCGACCGGACGTTTGTGGCCGACGACAGTCTCCAGGCCTACGCCATTCTCGACTCCGTCACACAGCTCGGCCATGCGCTGGGTGCGCGCGTCACCGCCGAAGGCGTCGAGACCCGGGCGCAGCTGGAGCGCGTGCGCGGCATCGGCTGCGACAAGGCCCAGGGCTTCCTGCTCGGCCGTCCGGTGCCTGCGACGGACGTCCAGAAATACATGCGGCTCGACGGCGCCCCGGACGTCATCGCGCACCGCACCGGTTCGCGGACGGGTGCGTTTCGGACCATGCGGCAGCCGGTACGCCAGACGCGGTTGAGCGGCGTGTTTCGCTGA
- a CDS encoding L,D-transpeptidase: MTRVGQGQRHWVVGALLAAVLSMLTSPALAAILINIDKPSQSMTVSVNGETRYRWPVSTGATGYSTPTGNYSAFRMERMHYSDEWDGAGMPHSIFFTTRGHAIHGSNHPGMGTPRSHGCVRLSLNNAQTLYNLVEQHGMAGTKVVVSGSDPAGRWAASSAPPAVRTLGSSEGTGYTETRQRRGPFRGLFRRGR, from the coding sequence ATGACACGAGTTGGGCAGGGACAACGCCACTGGGTGGTGGGTGCACTGCTTGCCGCGGTTCTCAGCATGCTGACGAGCCCGGCGCTTGCTGCGATTCTCATCAATATCGACAAGCCCAGCCAATCGATGACCGTCTCCGTGAATGGAGAGACTCGCTATCGCTGGCCTGTCTCCACAGGCGCGACAGGCTATTCGACTCCCACGGGAAACTACAGCGCTTTCCGTATGGAGCGGATGCACTATTCAGATGAGTGGGATGGCGCAGGCATGCCTCACTCGATTTTCTTCACCACACGCGGTCACGCTATTCATGGGTCGAATCATCCCGGCATGGGTACGCCGCGCTCTCATGGCTGCGTACGGCTTTCGCTCAACAATGCACAGACCCTCTACAATCTCGTGGAGCAGCACGGCATGGCAGGCACCAAGGTCGTGGTTTCCGGATCGGATCCCGCGGGGAGATGGGCTGCCAGTTCGGCACCACCCGCAGTTCGTACCTTGGGGTCTAGCGAAGGGACGGGTTACACCGAGACGCGTCAGCGGCGCGGGCCGTTCCGTGGCCTCTTCCGGCGGGGCCGCTAA
- a CDS encoding DsbA family protein gives MTKVEISYYSDVLCIWAYVAERRLDELAAQFGDQVEIVPRYCSVFPDAWGKIEAKGGFEHFNKHLTEVAARFPHIVVSDQVWLRGRPRTSASPHQFLKAVELVERSDGAPLPPYLDRLSTRAARDIRHAFFAEAQDIGEWDVQLEIAEKLGIDSALIDDKLRSSEALAALVIDYGLAADNGVAGSPTFLMNEGRQKLFGNVGYRLLEANVQELLRRPEQDGASWC, from the coding sequence ATGACAAAGGTGGAGATTTCCTATTACTCCGACGTTCTGTGTATCTGGGCCTATGTGGCCGAGAGACGGCTGGATGAGCTCGCCGCGCAATTCGGCGACCAGGTCGAAATCGTGCCCCGCTATTGCTCCGTGTTTCCCGATGCGTGGGGCAAGATCGAAGCCAAAGGGGGATTCGAGCACTTCAACAAGCATCTCACAGAGGTTGCCGCACGCTTCCCCCACATCGTTGTCAGCGACCAGGTCTGGCTTCGTGGGCGCCCGCGCACCTCGGCAAGCCCACACCAGTTCCTCAAAGCTGTCGAACTCGTCGAACGCAGTGACGGCGCACCCCTGCCCCCCTATCTCGACCGTCTGTCGACCCGCGCCGCCCGCGACATCCGCCATGCCTTCTTCGCCGAGGCCCAGGATATCGGCGAGTGGGACGTCCAACTCGAAATTGCCGAAAAGCTCGGGATTGACTCGGCCTTGATCGACGACAAGCTGCGCTCGTCCGAAGCGCTGGCAGCGCTCGTGATCGACTACGGACTGGCCGCAGACAATGGCGTCGCTGGCAGCCCGACCTTCCTGATGAACGAAGGCCGGCAGAAACTCTTCGGCAATGTGGGATACCGGCTGCTCGAAGCCAATGTGCAGGAGCTTCTCCGCCGTCCCGAGCAGGACGGTGCGAGCTGGTGCTAG
- a CDS encoding HlyD family secretion protein, translated as MIELTVTSIPFVLRIMYLRWKGIPITLYNVHMALFAWLALAFIVFFTVFYYYPKSYTGFVPFRTVPVVSENGGTVTSIEVDNGTRVKPGQILFTVDKATEEAAVKTAELKLAEIDKSVASAEAEVHSAQASLDREKAELQQAIEVFDDQAELKRRKSPAYNERRYQAAVADKAAGEAKVAQSQALLDEANLQLTEVLPAQRESANAQLEQAKVELEKTTVRSQVDGVVDQVTLHVGARAAQFASNPAMLIIPDRDEAHPKRVVAGFSQVSRSVLYVGMPAEVACDTNFNVEMVDSVLPARITAIQPEIAAGQLAPTGRLIEPSEFSKRGEVVAALDMVYPEHAERLVNGSGCIVQTYDRNLPHGVLGHILGGLGIIKAWGLRIKVWIALVTGIGLAGGGGH; from the coding sequence GTGATTGAGCTCACCGTAACCTCCATCCCTTTCGTCCTGCGCATCATGTATCTGCGTTGGAAGGGGATTCCGATCACGCTCTACAACGTCCATATGGCGCTGTTCGCGTGGCTGGCTTTGGCGTTCATCGTCTTCTTCACGGTGTTCTACTACTACCCGAAGTCCTACACGGGCTTTGTGCCCTTCCGCACGGTTCCGGTTGTCAGCGAGAACGGCGGCACCGTTACGAGCATCGAGGTCGACAACGGGACGCGCGTGAAGCCCGGCCAGATCCTGTTCACCGTCGACAAGGCGACCGAGGAAGCGGCGGTGAAGACCGCCGAACTCAAGCTTGCCGAGATAGACAAGTCGGTCGCGTCCGCCGAGGCCGAGGTCCATTCGGCGCAAGCGTCCCTCGACCGCGAGAAGGCAGAACTGCAGCAAGCCATCGAGGTGTTCGACGATCAGGCCGAACTGAAGAGGCGCAAGTCGCCGGCCTACAACGAACGCCGCTATCAAGCGGCCGTGGCCGACAAGGCCGCCGGTGAGGCCAAGGTTGCGCAGTCCCAGGCGCTACTGGACGAGGCCAATCTGCAGCTGACAGAAGTGCTTCCTGCGCAACGGGAGAGCGCAAACGCGCAACTCGAGCAGGCCAAGGTCGAACTGGAGAAGACCACGGTCCGCTCCCAGGTGGACGGCGTTGTCGATCAGGTCACCTTGCATGTGGGTGCACGCGCCGCGCAGTTCGCATCGAACCCGGCGATGCTCATCATTCCCGACCGGGACGAAGCCCACCCGAAACGGGTGGTGGCCGGCTTCTCGCAAGTCTCGCGTTCGGTACTCTATGTCGGCATGCCTGCCGAGGTGGCCTGCGATACGAATTTCAACGTGGAGATGGTCGACTCCGTGCTGCCGGCGCGGATCACTGCGATCCAGCCGGAAATTGCCGCCGGGCAGCTCGCGCCCACGGGACGGCTCATCGAGCCCTCCGAGTTTTCAAAACGCGGCGAGGTCGTCGCGGCGCTCGATATGGTCTATCCGGAGCATGCAGAACGCCTCGTCAACGGCAGTGGCTGTATCGTGCAGACCTACGACCGCAATCTCCCTCACGGGGTCTTGGGCCATATCCTCGGCGGACTCGGTATCATCAAAGCGTGGGGCCTTCGCATAAAGGTCTGGATTGCGCTCGTAACGGGCATCGGTCTCGCGGGCGGGGGCGGGCACTAA
- a CDS encoding HdeA/HdeB family chaperone — protein sequence MYERLKSFAAAGKPFAFTLALSVPFGATASAQVTIDVSEITCDQFALYKVSDPDTIAVWLHGYYSGKKGDTVVDVEKLKSNAKKLRDYCLENPDTNLLAAVESLMKP from the coding sequence ATGTATGAGCGCTTGAAGTCATTCGCGGCGGCTGGAAAGCCGTTCGCATTCACCTTGGCTCTATCCGTCCCGTTCGGCGCCACGGCGTCGGCGCAGGTCACGATCGATGTCAGCGAGATCACCTGCGACCAGTTCGCGCTCTACAAGGTCTCGGACCCAGATACGATCGCGGTCTGGCTCCACGGCTATTACAGCGGCAAGAAGGGCGATACCGTCGTCGATGTCGAGAAGCTCAAATCCAACGCCAAGAAGCTGCGCGACTACTGCCTCGAAAATCCCGACACGAATCTGCTCGCCGCAGTCGAGTCATTGATGAAGCCGTAG
- a CDS encoding mechanosensitive ion channel family protein, protein MLRLIALSMLLLGSVTIFAAPQPSFAQDAAPAQSAPVFSSNVTDPQVKLDDLELLMVPMTVEELKALAAKWLDIVKTKTEQVVDAQISVAKANGDAKSTQRENLTKLYAERNYLFDRYTAVVNAWERKGGDAKEIAVYRDYQNAIFLEETRKADIKTLIAWAMDWMKADDRGLLFLKNAAIVVVAFLALIFVARIVRAIVRRWIGHVPNISDLLQAFIVGIIYWIVLAVGLMLVLSGLGVDVTPLFAVFGGASIIAAFAMQDSLSNLASGLMIMIYRPFDVGDYADIGGVAGTVKSTNIFATTVTTPDNQVIVIPNKNVWGNVITNVTASETRRVDLVFGIGYDDSIPEALKVLEQAVEAHPLVLKDPAPTIRVNELADSSVNLICRPWVKTSDYWTVYWDLTRYVKELFDSVGISIPFPQQDVHFIPVDPNKPVTPPVLEKTPSVDRESISSGDQGHTGDDK, encoded by the coding sequence ATGCTGCGCTTGATAGCTCTTTCCATGCTGCTTCTGGGCAGCGTTACAATTTTCGCTGCGCCACAGCCATCGTTCGCGCAGGATGCTGCTCCTGCACAGAGTGCGCCCGTCTTCTCCAGCAACGTCACAGATCCTCAGGTGAAGCTCGACGATCTCGAACTTCTCATGGTTCCGATGACCGTGGAAGAGCTCAAGGCTCTGGCTGCCAAGTGGCTCGACATCGTGAAGACCAAGACGGAGCAGGTGGTCGACGCGCAGATCTCCGTTGCCAAGGCCAATGGCGACGCGAAGTCTACCCAGCGCGAAAATCTGACGAAACTGTACGCTGAACGGAACTACCTCTTCGATCGCTACACTGCGGTCGTCAACGCCTGGGAGCGGAAGGGCGGCGACGCCAAGGAGATCGCGGTCTATCGCGATTACCAGAACGCCATCTTTCTCGAAGAGACGCGCAAGGCGGACATCAAGACCCTCATTGCCTGGGCAATGGATTGGATGAAGGCCGACGATCGGGGCCTATTGTTCCTGAAGAACGCCGCCATCGTCGTCGTTGCGTTTCTGGCGCTGATATTTGTCGCACGCATAGTCCGGGCGATTGTCCGGCGCTGGATCGGTCACGTGCCGAATATCTCCGATCTTCTGCAAGCCTTCATCGTCGGCATCATCTATTGGATCGTTCTGGCCGTAGGATTGATGCTGGTCTTGTCGGGCCTCGGCGTCGATGTCACGCCACTCTTCGCCGTGTTTGGCGGCGCGTCCATCATCGCGGCCTTTGCCATGCAAGACTCGCTCAGCAATCTTGCGTCGGGACTCATGATCATGATCTATCGCCCGTTCGACGTGGGCGACTATGCGGACATTGGCGGCGTCGCCGGGACGGTCAAGAGCACCAATATCTTCGCTACGACCGTCACCACGCCCGACAACCAAGTCATCGTCATTCCAAATAAGAATGTCTGGGGCAATGTGATCACCAACGTCACGGCCAGCGAGACGCGTCGCGTCGATCTCGTCTTCGGCATTGGCTATGACGATTCCATTCCGGAAGCGCTGAAGGTTTTGGAGCAGGCTGTCGAGGCGCATCCGCTTGTGCTGAAGGACCCGGCACCGACGATCCGGGTCAACGAGCTCGCCGACAGCTCCGTGAATCTCATTTGCCGCCCCTGGGTGAAAACATCCGATTATTGGACCGTCTATTGGGACCTGACGCGCTACGTCAAAGAGCTGTTCGACTCCGTCGGCATCTCGATTCCGTTCCCGCAGCAAGACGTGCATTTCATTCCGGTGGATCCAAACAAGCCGGTAACGCCGCCCGTTCTCGAGAAAACGCCTTCTGTCGATCGAGAATCGATATCTTCTGGTGATCAGGGTCACACTGGTGACGACAAATAG
- the mgtE gene encoding magnesium transporter, with product MPDVRVIPRGMMVESESAADLKWVPEGEGASDETNDAAIETLRQLIRDKNKKSVRKVLAHWSPEDIMELLVRLPFKAARKLLDLLPDQTSSRVLSELRPQYRAAITRDETVERLRGLIQRMPPEKAFETFQDLPDDLQDRLGPDLKSFESIQASRAFHKESAGEIMQRRHVALAPDRTAAEAVAALQRASDMIGSVDTVFVIDADNRPIGAFKPRALLLVPPDTPLSKIMSREFPVVSSATDQEEAALATAGTEFKSLPVVDNEGRLVGQITTKMLARVVAEEAAEDMLKLGGVNEDARPTDSVPKIVRNRLPWLLAGLVGATIAAIIIGSFEEELEKAAILAAFIPVVMSMAGNAGLQASVVSVQALAMGSNWPGDRLIYRFGRELLGALLNGAIAGSILASLILAGSLIFDVEDPVRLALATSMSLLTVTTIAAIVGSFVPLGLNRLGIDPAAATGVFITTSNDVVGVLVYFLMASTFYF from the coding sequence GTGCCCGACGTTCGCGTAATCCCGAGGGGAATGATGGTCGAGTCCGAGTCTGCAGCGGATCTGAAATGGGTGCCGGAAGGCGAAGGCGCCTCGGACGAAACGAACGATGCGGCCATAGAGACGCTGCGGCAGCTCATCCGCGACAAGAACAAGAAGTCCGTTCGGAAGGTTCTCGCGCACTGGTCGCCCGAAGACATCATGGAGCTTCTGGTCCGATTGCCGTTCAAGGCTGCGCGCAAGTTGCTGGACCTTCTGCCGGACCAAACATCCTCGCGCGTTCTGTCGGAACTGCGGCCGCAATATCGTGCTGCCATCACGAGAGACGAAACGGTCGAGCGGCTACGTGGCTTGATCCAAAGAATGCCGCCCGAAAAGGCCTTCGAGACGTTTCAGGATTTGCCCGACGATCTCCAGGATCGCCTTGGCCCGGACCTCAAGTCATTCGAAAGCATCCAGGCATCGAGGGCCTTCCACAAGGAGAGCGCCGGCGAGATCATGCAAAGGCGCCACGTGGCGCTGGCGCCGGACCGCACCGCAGCCGAGGCGGTTGCGGCGCTTCAACGAGCATCGGACATGATTGGGTCGGTCGATACGGTCTTCGTTATCGATGCCGACAACCGTCCCATCGGCGCCTTCAAGCCGCGCGCACTGTTGCTGGTTCCCCCGGACACGCCGCTCTCAAAGATCATGTCGCGCGAGTTTCCCGTCGTCTCGTCGGCCACGGACCAGGAAGAAGCCGCGCTCGCAACGGCCGGTACCGAGTTCAAGAGCCTTCCCGTTGTCGACAACGAAGGCCGACTCGTAGGGCAGATCACCACCAAGATGCTGGCGCGTGTCGTGGCGGAAGAAGCCGCCGAGGACATGCTGAAGCTCGGTGGCGTCAACGAGGATGCGCGCCCGACCGACTCCGTTCCGAAGATCGTGCGCAACCGGTTGCCGTGGCTGCTGGCCGGTCTGGTGGGAGCGACGATTGCGGCTATCATCATCGGATCCTTCGAGGAGGAGCTGGAGAAGGCGGCGATCCTTGCGGCCTTCATTCCGGTCGTGATGTCGATGGCCGGGAACGCCGGTCTGCAGGCTTCCGTGGTTTCGGTGCAAGCCTTGGCCATGGGATCGAACTGGCCGGGAGACCGCCTGATCTATCGCTTCGGCCGCGAGCTTCTCGGCGCGCTCCTCAACGGGGCGATCGCCGGGAGCATTCTTGCATCGCTGATCCTTGCAGGCTCGCTGATATTCGATGTGGAAGACCCGGTGCGGCTCGCATTGGCAACGTCGATGTCCTTGCTCACGGTGACGACGATCGCGGCAATCGTCGGATCATTCGTGCCGCTGGGCCTCAACCGGCTGGGCATTGATCCCGCGGCGGCGACCGGCGTGTTCATCACCACAAGCAACGATGTCGTGGGCGTTCTGGTTTACTTCCTGATGGCCAGCACGTTCTACTTCTGA